A DNA window from Alphaproteobacteria bacterium contains the following coding sequences:
- a CDS encoding DHA2 family efflux MFS transporter permease subunit — MTDAAPKQPSLLPFVVMCAGMFIALLDIQIVASSLQDIGGGLSAAQDEISWVQTAYLIAEIITIPLSGWLTRVFSTRWLFTCSAAGFTVASMLCGIAWNIESMIVFRALQGLLGASMIPTVFTSSFHYFQGSRRVYSSAVIGTIAAIAPTLGPVIGGWITDTLDWRWLFYVNLIPGLAITALVPILVQIDKPDLALLRGADYPGIVLMAIGLGTLEYTLEEGARWNWFSDSTIRECAWIAAVACTLFVARSLTYHNPVVDLRALGNRNFAVGCFLSFVAGIGIFTTIYLTPLFLGYVRGFSAWQTGTAIFSTGAAALIGTPIYIALARKFDTRWLLMGGLACFGLAMWSYSFITHDWGGDQLFLPQILRGLPQVFAVAPTVTLGLGSLPPERLKFASGLFNMMRNLGGAVGIAVSAAILNDQTNIHFLRIASHLTPANGAMERLLGEMVQRYGAMPGSPHLGQQAALEQLWHLVYREASTLAYADAFRVIMLTFVVATLLVPLLRKVTPPTAPSTDSH, encoded by the coding sequence ATGACCGACGCAGCACCCAAACAGCCGTCGCTGCTCCCTTTCGTGGTGATGTGCGCCGGGATGTTCATAGCCCTCCTGGACATCCAGATCGTGGCCTCGTCGCTCCAGGACATCGGCGGCGGCCTTTCCGCGGCACAGGACGAGATCAGCTGGGTGCAGACGGCCTATCTGATCGCAGAAATCATCACGATACCCCTCTCTGGCTGGCTGACGCGCGTGTTTTCGACCCGCTGGCTGTTCACCTGTTCCGCAGCCGGTTTCACGGTTGCGAGCATGCTTTGCGGCATTGCGTGGAACATTGAGAGCATGATCGTATTCCGCGCGCTTCAGGGGTTGCTCGGCGCCTCGATGATTCCGACCGTGTTTACTTCTTCGTTTCATTATTTCCAAGGATCGCGCCGTGTCTATTCGTCCGCCGTGATCGGCACCATCGCGGCGATCGCACCCACACTCGGCCCCGTGATCGGCGGCTGGATTACCGACACCCTCGACTGGCGTTGGCTCTTTTACGTCAATCTCATTCCCGGCTTGGCGATTACCGCACTCGTACCGATCCTCGTGCAGATCGATAAACCGGATCTCGCCCTTCTGAGGGGTGCGGATTATCCGGGGATCGTCCTGATGGCAATCGGCCTCGGCACCCTCGAATATACGTTGGAGGAAGGTGCGCGTTGGAACTGGTTCAGCGACTCGACCATTCGCGAGTGCGCCTGGATTGCTGCCGTGGCCTGTACGCTTTTCGTTGCCCGCAGCCTCACTTACCACAATCCCGTCGTCGACCTGCGCGCACTCGGCAACCGCAACTTCGCGGTTGGATGTTTTTTGTCCTTCGTTGCCGGCATCGGCATTTTCACGACCATCTATCTCACGCCACTCTTCCTCGGATACGTGCGCGGTTTCAGCGCGTGGCAGACCGGTACTGCGATCTTCTCGACCGGTGCCGCCGCCTTGATCGGGACGCCGATTTATATTGCGCTCGCCCGCAAATTCGACACACGCTGGCTCCTGATGGGCGGGCTCGCCTGTTTTGGGCTGGCCATGTGGAGCTACAGCTTCATCACCCATGATTGGGGTGGCGACCAGCTTTTCCTTCCGCAGATCTTGCGCGGGCTACCCCAGGTTTTCGCCGTAGCACCCACGGTCACGCTCGGCCTCGGCAGCCTTCCGCCTGAACGGCTGAAATTCGCAAGCGGCCTCTTCAACATGATGCGCAACCTCGGCGGTGCTGTGGGTATCGCGGTCAGTGCGGCGATCCTGAATGACCAAACCAATATCCACTTCCTTCGAATCGCCTCTCACCTCACGCCGGCGAATGGCGCCATGGAGCGGCTCTTGGGCGAAATGGTTCAGCGCTACGGTGCCATGCCGGGCAGCCCTCATCTCGGCCAGCAGGCGGCCCTTGAGCAGCTCTGGCATCTGGTCTATCGCGAGGCTTCGACACTTGCCTATGCCGACGCGTTTCGCGTCATCATGCTCACCTTCGTCGTCGCGACGCTGCTCGTCCCGCTGCTACGCAAGGTAACGCCTCCGACCGCACCGTCGACTGATTCGCACTGA
- a CDS encoding HlyD family secretion protein: MDSAITEREIAVIPTISRPKLDMRRLALLSVAAIVVLAAALYGRTWWTVGRFVESTDDAYVGGNITPIAPHIDGFVARVLVDDNQRVQAGQLLIQLDPRDYQAALDHAEAVLNARLATIESLHARYVLQQSAIRQQEADLLAKSARASFADQDAVRYKTLEAKSFGSRQDAERTLALQQEARSAVASAQAGLEAARQQLKVIDAQVAEANAAVAQAQSDLRTAELNLSYTEIRSPIDGYVGNRAAQVGAYVTKSTYLISITPATGLWVDANFKEDQLTHMTPSQPATVEADILPGHPFRGHVVSMAPGTGAVFSIIPPENATGNFTKIVQRVPVRIVLDAGDEKLSMLRPGLSTTVNVDTRDSQTEAP, encoded by the coding sequence GCCGCCCGAAACTCGACATGCGGCGGCTCGCACTCCTCTCCGTGGCAGCCATCGTCGTGTTGGCGGCGGCCTTATACGGGCGCACGTGGTGGACGGTCGGCCGATTCGTTGAATCCACGGACGATGCCTATGTCGGCGGCAATATCACGCCCATAGCGCCGCATATAGACGGCTTTGTCGCGCGTGTTCTCGTGGACGACAATCAGCGTGTGCAGGCGGGCCAGTTGCTCATCCAACTCGACCCCCGGGATTACCAGGCCGCACTCGATCATGCGGAGGCCGTGCTCAACGCCCGCTTGGCGACCATCGAAAGCCTTCATGCGCGCTACGTGCTTCAACAATCGGCCATTCGCCAGCAGGAAGCCGATCTCCTTGCAAAATCGGCTCGCGCCTCGTTCGCCGATCAGGATGCCGTCCGCTACAAAACCCTGGAGGCGAAGAGTTTCGGATCTCGCCAAGATGCGGAGCGGACGTTAGCGCTGCAGCAGGAAGCCCGCTCCGCCGTCGCTTCGGCCCAGGCCGGGCTCGAAGCGGCGCGCCAGCAACTCAAGGTCATCGACGCCCAGGTCGCGGAGGCCAATGCCGCCGTTGCGCAAGCGCAATCCGACCTCCGCACGGCCGAACTCAATCTGAGCTATACCGAGATTCGCTCCCCGATTGACGGGTATGTCGGCAACCGCGCGGCGCAAGTTGGCGCCTATGTGACCAAGAGCACCTACCTGATTTCGATCACGCCGGCGACCGGCCTCTGGGTGGATGCGAATTTCAAAGAAGACCAGCTCACCCACATGACGCCGTCTCAACCCGCCACCGTCGAAGCCGATATCCTCCCCGGTCACCCCTTCCGAGGCCATGTCGTCAGCATGGCGCCCGGGACTGGCGCTGTCTTCAGCATCATCCCACCGGAAAACGCCACCGGGAATTTCACCAAGATCGTGCAGCGCGTACCTGTCCGCATCGTGCTCGACGCCGGCGACGAGAAGCTCAGCATGCTGCGCCCCGGCCTTTCCACCACGGTCAACGTTGACACGCGCGATAGTCAGACGGAGGCACCATGA